The Geitlerinema sp. PCC 9228 genome includes a window with the following:
- a CDS encoding glycosyltransferase family 39 protein → MLVVLPIVTLVLLFVWLRRKGHESRHAMMAAALIWGILLTAFTEILSLFQGFEPSGLTFCWGNGFQDCTWISFLWSLFFVTIGWILAWLLPGFSLSGLALFWGASVGIMSLLVWQQKSFKETQEQSQEHAIHIWRNVWVWCIVFIVATVGAIAFISPPNNWDSMTYHLGRVLHWIQNQSVDHYQTNIPRQLYSGPWGSYAIAHLQILTDSDRLFNIPQWLAMVGSIIGVSLIAKQLGADIRGQILAALICATLPIGILQGSSTQTDYIIAFWVVCFAYFTLKTLQEQCTLTYVPYLGASLGLAILTKGTAYLYVFPFCIWLGISGLWQLRWRLWQPIIGVGAIALALNAAYYIRNYIWFGSILGPSTNQQAGGFNLVFFISGIIRNLALHISTPVPSINQILINAIEQFHQVVLGISAEEPSITSPPGQNFGLHSLINHEDLAGNGLHLLLTFLALGYFLGKYRQMQPRQRYFLGVYFLAVAAGFLLFCALIIWSPWRSRLHLSVFVLAAAFVGTVFGNLIQRRLLANSLAGLLFVSSLLWVFFNESRPLIANSQIVETDQVVNIFNQSRRDLYFINRPDLQQPYTAATDWLRSQSCSQIGLSIGGDTWEYPLWMLLGEEIGGNPVRIKHVNVSNKTSVGAVFQKETFTPCAIFAYDSDAAQQSELTENQRKYTQAWSQEGMRIFWDSNVSLK, encoded by the coding sequence ATGTTGGTTGTTTTGCCGATTGTAACGTTGGTTTTGCTGTTTGTTTGGCTGCGCCGAAAAGGTCACGAAAGTCGTCATGCCATGATGGCTGCTGCCTTAATTTGGGGGATTTTACTGACAGCATTTACGGAAATTCTCAGTCTTTTCCAAGGTTTTGAACCGTCTGGTTTGACATTTTGTTGGGGGAACGGTTTTCAAGATTGCACTTGGATTTCCTTTTTATGGAGCCTCTTTTTTGTTACTATTGGTTGGATACTTGCTTGGTTGCTGCCTGGGTTTTCTCTATCCGGGTTGGCTTTGTTTTGGGGAGCAAGTGTTGGTATCATGAGTTTGTTGGTTTGGCAACAGAAATCTTTTAAAGAAACGCAAGAACAATCCCAGGAACATGCTATTCATATTTGGCGGAATGTTTGGGTTTGGTGTATTGTTTTTATCGTGGCAACAGTAGGCGCGATCGCTTTCATTTCACCGCCCAACAATTGGGATTCCATGACCTATCATTTGGGGAGGGTATTGCATTGGATTCAAAACCAAAGTGTGGACCACTATCAAACCAATATTCCCCGACAATTGTACTCCGGTCCATGGGGAAGCTATGCGATCGCGCATTTACAAATTTTAACCGATAGCGATCGCCTGTTTAATATCCCGCAATGGTTGGCAATGGTAGGCAGTATTATTGGGGTTTCTCTCATTGCCAAACAGTTAGGAGCAGATATACGCGGGCAAATTTTAGCAGCATTGATTTGCGCTACTTTACCCATTGGTATTTTACAAGGTTCCAGCACCCAAACCGATTATATAATTGCTTTTTGGGTAGTCTGTTTTGCCTATTTTACATTAAAAACCCTACAAGAACAATGCACCCTCACCTACGTTCCGTATTTAGGGGCAAGTTTGGGATTAGCCATTTTAACCAAAGGTACCGCCTATTTGTACGTTTTTCCTTTCTGCATTTGGTTGGGAATTAGTGGTTTGTGGCAACTACGCTGGCGTTTGTGGCAACCCATCATCGGAGTAGGCGCGATCGCATTGGCACTCAACGCAGCTTATTATATCAGAAATTATATCTGGTTTGGTTCTATTTTGGGACCTTCTACCAACCAACAAGCTGGCGGGTTTAACCTCGTATTTTTTATTTCGGGAATTATCCGCAATTTAGCATTGCACATTAGCACCCCCGTTCCTTCGATTAACCAAATTCTCATCAACGCAATCGAACAATTTCACCAAGTAGTTTTGGGAATTAGTGCCGAAGAACCCAGCATTACCTCACCCCCCGGACAAAATTTTGGCTTGCACAGTCTGATCAACCACGAAGATTTGGCAGGCAACGGTCTTCATTTACTCTTAACTTTCCTCGCCCTCGGTTATTTTCTAGGAAAATACCGCCAAATGCAACCCCGCCAGCGATATTTTCTCGGCGTTTATTTTCTCGCTGTTGCCGCCGGATTTTTGCTCTTCTGTGCCTTAATTATTTGGTCGCCTTGGCGGAGTCGCTTGCACCTTTCTGTTTTCGTACTGGCTGCGGCATTTGTGGGTACAGTTTTTGGCAATCTTATCCAACGCCGTCTCCTTGCCAATAGCCTCGCCGGTTTGCTATTTGTTTCGTCTTTGCTGTGGGTATTTTTCAACGAATCGCGACCGTTAATCGCCAACAGCCAAATTGTCGAAACCGACCAAGTTGTTAATATTTTTAATCAAAGCCGCCGCGACCTTTACTTTATCAATCGACCCGATTTGCAGCAACCTTATACAGCAGCAACAGACTGGCTGCGTTCCCAAAGTTGTTCGCAAATTGGTTTATCCATCGGTGGCGATACCTGGGAATATCCTCTCTGGATGCTGTTGGGAGAAGAAATTGGTGGCAATCCCGTACGAATTAAGCATGTAAACGTTTCTAATAAAACCTCAGTAGGTGCCGTTTTTCAAAAGGAAACCTTTACACCTTGTGCCATTTTTGCCTACGACTCGGATGCTGCCCAACAAAGCGAATTGACTGAAAACCAAAGAAAATACACGCAAGCTTGGTCGCAAGAAGGAATGCGAATTTTTTGGGATAGCAATGTTTCTTTGAAGTAA
- a CDS encoding SMR family transporter has product MSAMMQLIFSFLLCVSVGLNTIAQILLKTGASQSLLNLHVLGGIVVYGLAAIAYIVVLGKFNLSLAYPILVGLSAVATTIAGAILFREKISMVNWFGVGLTISGIFAISLGRSS; this is encoded by the coding sequence ATGTCAGCAATGATGCAACTAATTTTTAGCTTTTTGCTCTGTGTTTCAGTAGGATTGAATACTATAGCACAAATTTTATTAAAAACAGGTGCCAGCCAAAGTTTGTTAAATTTGCATGTTTTGGGGGGGATTGTTGTTTACGGTTTGGCAGCGATCGCGTATATTGTGGTTTTGGGAAAATTCAATCTTTCCCTTGCTTATCCCATTTTGGTGGGATTGTCAGCTGTGGCAACGACGATTGCTGGTGCCATTTTATTTCGAGAAAAAATTTCTATGGTGAACTGGTTTGGCGTGGGATTGACCATTAGCGGCATTTTTGCCATTTCCCTCGGTCGTTCTTCGTAA
- a CDS encoding FHA domain-containing protein, which yields MQLHLTWQDPKTKQPQQATLQLPVALGSNADEMPQTIGGKSVSHLSLGGENIDGYHATIEESNGELLIRGCQTNSSIQINDTWLPGSTIVNGDRFQIGDYQFQVKLGSAMPGCNRQVGFLFKRRCGRIDPTGCWYCQPNQNNGKSYEEIYHQDYAYYPGFGRYDSWGWQAYANRHLYVYDSEKEAVDFTEGDAEALSEEAGEESDEAFEEEVEAS from the coding sequence ATGCAACTCCATTTAACTTGGCAAGACCCCAAAACCAAGCAACCGCAACAAGCCACCTTGCAACTTCCAGTGGCTTTGGGTAGCAATGCCGATGAAATGCCGCAAACCATTGGTGGCAAATCGGTTTCCCATTTATCGCTTGGCGGCGAAAACATCGACGGCTACCACGCTACCATCGAAGAAAGCAACGGCGAACTGCTAATTCGTGGCTGTCAGACTAATTCCAGCATCCAAATTAACGATACCTGGTTGCCAGGTAGTACCATTGTAAATGGCGATCGCTTTCAAATTGGCGACTATCAATTTCAGGTAAAATTGGGTTCTGCCATGCCAGGTTGCAACCGACAAGTAGGATTTCTTTTCAAACGCCGTTGCGGTCGTATAGACCCTACCGGTTGTTGGTATTGCCAACCAAACCAAAATAACGGCAAAAGTTACGAGGAGATTTACCACCAAGACTACGCCTACTACCCTGGATTTGGTCGTTACGATAGCTGGGGGTGGCAAGCTTACGCCAACCGGCATTTATACGTTTACGACTCCGAAAAAGAAGCCGTGGATTTTACCGAAGGGGATGCGGAAGCCTTGTCGGAAGAAGCTGGCGAAGAAAGCGACGAAGCGTTTGAAGAAGAAGTAGAAGCCAGCTAA
- a CDS encoding class I SAM-dependent methyltransferase, protein MSALHTPVYEARLRELVLRITPYLQPGDRVLDVGCGTGNLGHAILQSDLCPSEVVVEGLERVRRGGEPITVTEYNGKSIPHEDNTYDVVIVADVLHHEKDPERLLRECMRVSRRLLIVKDHQIKGPLAWLRVSFIDWAANAPYGVPCLYRYNTPKQWQQLWQRYNLEILEERPTMELYPQGVNFIFGGSLQYMAVLHVNGSYSEETVSEIFARKANSPSEKVSS, encoded by the coding sequence ATGTCTGCCCTACATACGCCCGTATATGAAGCTCGCTTGCGGGAGTTGGTATTGCGCATCACCCCTTACCTGCAACCAGGCGATCGCGTTTTGGACGTGGGTTGCGGTACGGGAAATTTGGGTCATGCCATTTTACAATCGGATTTGTGCCCCTCTGAGGTAGTGGTAGAAGGATTGGAACGGGTACGACGCGGCGGCGAACCCATTACCGTCACCGAATACAACGGCAAATCCATCCCTCACGAGGATAATACCTACGATGTGGTTATCGTAGCCGATGTCTTGCACCACGAAAAAGACCCGGAACGGCTGCTGCGCGAGTGCATGCGGGTTTCCCGGCGATTGCTGATTGTCAAAGACCATCAAATTAAAGGTCCGCTGGCTTGGTTGCGGGTTTCTTTTATCGACTGGGCAGCTAATGCACCTTACGGGGTTCCTTGCTTGTATCGCTACAATACCCCCAAACAGTGGCAGCAACTATGGCAGCGGTACAACTTAGAAATTTTAGAAGAACGCCCCACCATGGAATTGTATCCGCAGGGGGTGAATTTTATCTTTGGCGGTAGCTTGCAATACATGGCAGTTTTGCATGTTAACGGTTCTTATTCTGAAGAAACTGTCAGCGAAATTTTTGCTCGCAAAGCCAATTCTCCCTCGGAAAAAGTATCTTCGTAA
- a CDS encoding glycosyltransferase family 39 protein, whose amino-acid sequence MNVRLLSTKSPATAQERLLAGLRLLVVVLLVLGIFFRLVNLDKKVYWLDETSTSLRISGYTRDMMEADMLERVRSNDRDARFLTPDDFLRYQRVSSDRNLSDAMQALATRPEHPPLYFLLARFWVQLFGNSVAAIRSLSAVISLFAFPAMYWLAQELFGKTSPAKWIAMGLVAVSPMYLIYAQEARQYTLWGVAILLSSAALLHALRKPSVRGWGIYAVTVALGLYAHLFYVFVALGHAIYTLVRERFRFTRQLLAYGLASLGGIALFGPWLAVIVTSIVRQSIDPPTAFTNDTVYIPGLIRTWVVHFYRLFADFSYGPYYPNANFPDLHLARYIAPLVALFALYAIAFLLWRWWKNRNQFHGSTAEEAPHAPFLVFLLVSITPFALIIPDVFQGGDRSEIPRYLFPFFIGVQLAVTYLFTVKITDWQNHYRQIWQGGLAVFLSAGVLSCVLISPANSWWNKGLDAKMVEVAAMVNQSEKPLFIGNYRGKALMILSYMISDRTTIYIVEEPELPIENMDEYSDVFSIIDIPQTAENAAISKNLVYENAETKLWQFQKQ is encoded by the coding sequence ATGAATGTGCGCTTGTTATCTACCAAATCCCCAGCTACTGCCCAAGAACGCTTGCTCGCTGGATTGCGACTGTTGGTCGTGGTTTTGCTGGTGTTGGGGATTTTCTTCCGCTTGGTGAATTTAGATAAAAAAGTCTACTGGCTGGACGAAACCTCCACTTCTTTGCGAATTTCCGGCTACACCCGCGATATGATGGAAGCTGATATGTTGGAGCGCGTCCGCAGTAACGATCGCGATGCTCGATTTCTCACCCCCGACGATTTTTTACGATACCAGCGCGTCAGTAGCGATCGCAACCTCAGCGATGCCATGCAAGCCTTGGCTACCCGACCGGAACACCCCCCTCTGTATTTTCTCCTAGCGCGGTTTTGGGTGCAATTGTTTGGTAACTCCGTCGCTGCCATTCGCAGTTTGTCAGCGGTTATTAGCTTGTTTGCCTTTCCCGCCATGTATTGGCTGGCACAGGAATTATTTGGCAAAACTTCTCCCGCTAAATGGATTGCCATGGGATTGGTGGCGGTTTCCCCCATGTACCTGATATACGCCCAAGAAGCGCGACAGTATACCCTGTGGGGGGTAGCGATTTTGCTCTCCAGTGCGGCTTTATTGCATGCTTTGCGCAAACCCTCCGTTCGTGGTTGGGGAATTTATGCAGTCACAGTTGCTTTGGGATTGTACGCCCATCTATTTTACGTGTTTGTGGCGTTGGGACATGCCATTTATACGTTGGTACGGGAACGGTTTCGCTTTACCCGCCAGTTGCTGGCGTATGGCTTAGCCTCCCTTGGGGGAATTGCGCTTTTTGGTCCTTGGCTGGCGGTGATTGTTACTTCTATTGTTCGCCAAAGCATCGACCCACCTACGGCTTTTACCAACGATACTGTATACATTCCCGGTTTGATTCGCACCTGGGTGGTGCATTTTTATCGTTTGTTTGCGGATTTTAGTTACGGACCTTACTATCCCAACGCTAACTTTCCGGATTTGCACTTAGCTCGTTACATAGCGCCGTTGGTGGCTTTATTTGCATTATACGCGATCGCATTTTTGCTGTGGCGTTGGTGGAAGAACCGCAATCAATTCCATGGTTCCACTGCAGAAGAAGCCCCCCACGCACCTTTTTTGGTGTTTCTGTTGGTCAGCATTACGCCTTTCGCCCTTATTATTCCCGATGTTTTCCAAGGCGGAGACCGTTCGGAAATTCCCCGCTATCTGTTTCCCTTTTTTATTGGCGTTCAACTTGCGGTTACCTATTTATTTACAGTAAAAATAACCGACTGGCAAAACCATTACCGCCAAATTTGGCAAGGGGGATTGGCAGTTTTCCTATCCGCTGGGGTGCTTTCTTGCGTTTTGATTTCCCCAGCTAACTCCTGGTGGAACAAGGGTCTCGACGCCAAAATGGTGGAAGTAGCGGCGATGGTCAACCAATCGGAAAAACCTCTTTTCATCGGCAACTATCGCGGCAAAGCGCTGATGATTCTTAGTTATATGATAAGCGATCGCACAACTATTTATATTGTCGAAGAACCGGAACTTCCTATAGAGAATATGGACGAATATAGCGATGTTTTTTCGATAATTGATATTCCCCAAACTGCAGAAAATGCCGCCATAAGCAAAAATTTGGTATATGAAAATGCCGAAACCAAGCTTTGGCAGTTTCAAAAACAATAG
- a CDS encoding decaprenyl-phosphate phosphoribosyltransferase, whose translation MIAKKTAVAPYIMALRPHQWTKNLVVFAAALFSFHLDGQALLSSLFAFALFCGISSSFYLFNDITDVESDRRHPVKCKRPIASGAVSVPAATIMAIALFGGTVVLGLLHSMPLGATLLAYAALQFAYNKRLKRAPILDIFAIAGGFILRAWAGAAAIGITLSPWFLLGVAMLALFLGVEKRKAELRWYELQGGKKTRAVLKRYSMELLLRLENTVTTGAIMSYALWSSGPQVKGAPTPWMMVTLPFVLYGIFRYQLLSDPKEICWRAGTDKLESHIRTERPEDILLSDFPMQLTLIGWVTTIILILSLQNQGIVQ comes from the coding sequence ATGATTGCTAAAAAAACGGCCGTAGCTCCCTATATTATGGCTCTCAGGCCGCATCAGTGGACCAAAAATTTGGTGGTTTTTGCCGCTGCTTTGTTCTCTTTTCACTTAGACGGGCAAGCATTGCTCAGTAGTTTGTTCGCTTTTGCCTTATTTTGCGGCATTTCCAGCAGTTTTTATTTGTTCAACGATATCACGGATGTAGAATCCGATCGCCGGCATCCGGTCAAATGCAAGCGACCCATTGCTTCGGGGGCAGTGAGCGTTCCCGCAGCTACGATAATGGCGATCGCGTTGTTTGGCGGTACGGTGGTGCTGGGTTTGCTGCATTCAATGCCTTTGGGAGCTACGTTGCTTGCCTATGCAGCACTGCAATTTGCTTACAACAAGCGATTGAAACGCGCCCCCATTTTGGATATCTTTGCGATCGCGGGTGGGTTTATTTTGCGTGCTTGGGCGGGGGCTGCCGCCATTGGTATTACCTTATCTCCGTGGTTTCTCTTAGGGGTGGCTATGTTGGCTTTGTTTTTAGGTGTAGAAAAACGCAAAGCCGAACTGCGCTGGTACGAACTCCAAGGGGGGAAAAAGACCCGCGCCGTTCTCAAACGTTATTCCATGGAACTGCTACTGCGCCTGGAAAATACTGTGACCACTGGGGCGATTATGAGCTATGCTTTGTGGAGTTCCGGTCCGCAAGTGAAAGGTGCTCCCACGCCTTGGATGATGGTTACCTTGCCATTTGTTTTGTACGGGATTTTCCGCTACCAACTGCTGAGCGACCCCAAAGAAATCTGCTGGCGTGCTGGTACGGATAAGCTAGAGTCCCATATTCGCACCGAACGTCCTGAGGATATCCTGCTTTCCGATTTCCCTATGCAGCTTACCTTAATTGGTTGGGTGACAACGATTATTTTGATTCTCAGCCTACAAAATCAAGGGATCGTTCAGTAA
- a CDS encoding glycosyltransferase family 4 protein encodes MKLKPTARDDAIDGNTQTHTHQGKTASADSQPTRILLFDLSVRGHHPNYIKYLIRYWQQQPQGESLHILVSPRFLTEHADVVALADRQSDIRFVAITPSEAAALPGRKSARQRAWRGVQEWELLCKYARELAITHCLLLYFDTYQFPFIFAKPAPCMVSGIYFRPTFHYPDLHGNPPTWKERWWQRREKFFLSRMLRKPQLHTLFCLDPFAVEKLNQRYSPPKAVALPDPVTANSVSPSQVATLRQRLGIEPHRRVFLLFGALTERKGVFQLLEAFRQQSSQLCQQMCLCLVGESRLASKIESRLSDICQIKPLQAIQQYEFIPDEQVDAYFQIADVVLAPYQRHVGMSGILLLAAAAEKPILSSDYGLMGELVRRHRLGLCVDSTSPAAIAKGLAQFLSSDTEQWCDRASMRAFAEQNAAEKFAQTIFQRLAIPATSHLQP; translated from the coding sequence ATGAAACTCAAACCAACAGCTAGAGATGATGCTATTGATGGAAATACCCAGACCCACACCCATCAAGGAAAAACGGCATCTGCAGACAGCCAACCAACGCGGATTTTGCTGTTTGACCTTTCAGTTCGCGGCCACCATCCCAACTATATTAAGTACCTAATTCGTTACTGGCAGCAACAACCCCAAGGGGAGAGCCTGCATATTTTGGTTTCGCCGCGGTTTTTGACAGAACATGCCGACGTGGTGGCACTGGCAGACCGGCAGTCAGATATTCGTTTTGTCGCCATTACCCCATCGGAAGCCGCTGCCTTACCTGGGAGAAAATCCGCCCGACAGCGCGCTTGGCGGGGGGTCCAAGAATGGGAGCTTCTGTGCAAATACGCACGTGAGTTGGCAATTACCCACTGTCTGCTGTTGTATTTCGATACTTACCAATTCCCATTTATTTTTGCCAAACCCGCTCCCTGCATGGTTTCTGGTATTTATTTTCGTCCCACGTTTCACTATCCAGATTTGCACGGTAACCCCCCCACCTGGAAGGAACGTTGGTGGCAGCGGCGGGAGAAGTTCTTTCTGTCGCGGATGCTTCGGAAACCGCAATTGCATACTTTGTTTTGTTTGGATCCGTTTGCGGTGGAAAAGCTCAACCAACGCTATTCACCCCCAAAAGCGGTTGCCCTTCCCGATCCCGTGACTGCCAACTCCGTTTCTCCCAGCCAGGTAGCCACCTTGCGACAACGTTTGGGAATCGAACCCCATCGCCGCGTGTTTTTGCTGTTTGGTGCTTTAACGGAACGCAAGGGGGTCTTTCAACTGCTAGAAGCCTTTCGCCAGCAGAGTTCCCAGCTTTGCCAGCAGATGTGCTTGTGTTTGGTGGGGGAATCCCGCCTGGCGAGCAAAATTGAATCCCGCTTGAGCGATATCTGCCAAATCAAGCCGTTGCAGGCGATTCAGCAGTACGAGTTTATCCCCGACGAACAGGTTGATGCCTATTTTCAAATTGCTGATGTGGTGCTTGCGCCCTATCAAAGGCATGTGGGGATGAGCGGGATTTTATTGCTGGCTGCGGCTGCTGAAAAACCCATTCTCAGTTCCGATTACGGTTTGATGGGAGAGTTGGTGCGTCGCCACCGTTTGGGATTGTGCGTGGATTCCACATCACCGGCAGCGATCGCGAAGGGGTTGGCACAGTTTCTCAGTAGTGATACGGAGCAATGGTGCGATCGCGCTTCCATGAGAGCTTTTGCCGAACAAAATGCTGCCGAAAAATTTGCCCAAACCATCTTTCAACGCCTAGCTATACCAGCTACATCCCACCTGCAACCATAG
- a CDS encoding YqeG family HAD IIIA-type phosphatase yields the protein METVVFFQSSRLISQNLPKQAVLLADISLEDLQNCGIRGFIVDLDNTIVSEDDRYVSPHAESWLAEAKRRGFRCFILSNGKRRHRVEYWSRRLQIPAISPARKPFPFSFYKALAHMQISPQEAIAIGDSRHTDILGAFLLGCRCIQVASLPHPPRWWENLFGGWVQFSCPPEVLLWPLEALAEPEEVSL from the coding sequence ATGGAGACCGTGGTTTTTTTTCAATCCTCTCGCCTAATTTCCCAAAATTTGCCCAAGCAAGCCGTACTTTTGGCGGATATTTCGTTAGAAGACCTCCAGAATTGCGGCATTCGCGGTTTCATTGTGGATTTGGATAATACCATTGTTTCTGAAGACGATCGCTACGTTTCTCCCCATGCAGAATCGTGGCTGGCAGAAGCCAAACGTCGGGGATTTCGATGCTTTATTTTATCCAACGGCAAACGCCGCCATCGGGTAGAATATTGGTCGCGTCGCTTGCAAATTCCAGCCATTAGTCCGGCGCGCAAACCGTTTCCTTTTAGTTTTTACAAAGCTTTGGCACACATGCAAATTTCTCCCCAAGAAGCGATCGCGATTGGAGACAGTCGCCATACGGATATTTTGGGAGCATTTCTGTTAGGTTGCCGCTGCATTCAAGTGGCTAGTTTGCCCCATCCTCCTCGCTGGTGGGAAAATCTTTTTGGTGGTTGGGTACAGTTTTCTTGCCCTCCCGAGGTTCTTCTGTGGCCGCTAGAAGCTTTGGCAGAACCTGAGGAGGTTTCCCTTTAA
- a CDS encoding glycosyltransferase — protein MSERRPHIALYLNHLGGGGGERAIIYLARGFAEQGLNVDFVLSSTKSPHLWRIPDSVRIVDLQAKGLLSSLKALVGYLRREQPQTLLSALHYPNEVAIWAKYLSGVPTRVVVCEQNTLSRKAQNETKWTKRLTPWFVRWLYPWADGIVAVSGGVFDDLLQVTKLSPERLRIIYNPAVTNHITQQASEPVDHPWLAADAPPVILGVGKLEAQKDFPNLLRAFAQVRAQRPVRLIVLGWGPQKEALQNLAATLAVADDVDFPGYVDNPYAYMARSAAFVLSSAWEGLPFVLVEAMAVGTPVVSTDCPSGPQEILHGGEYGWLTPVGDSEALAAAIDKVLDGQVKTVPSQWLQQFTLENVVRQYLDVLGIDSPAAEADVCPKATERVARLNRKNT, from the coding sequence ATGTCCGAACGCAGACCCCATATTGCCCTGTATCTCAACCATCTCGGCGGCGGCGGTGGCGAACGCGCTATTATTTATCTAGCCCGGGGCTTTGCAGAACAAGGTTTGAACGTGGATTTTGTCCTCAGTTCCACCAAAAGTCCCCATTTGTGGCGCATTCCTGATTCGGTACGCATTGTCGATTTGCAAGCGAAAGGATTGCTAAGTAGCCTGAAAGCCTTGGTAGGTTACTTGCGACGGGAACAACCCCAAACCCTACTATCTGCTTTGCACTATCCCAACGAAGTAGCCATTTGGGCGAAATATCTATCCGGCGTTCCCACCCGCGTGGTGGTTTGCGAACAGAATACCCTATCTCGCAAGGCGCAAAACGAAACCAAATGGACCAAACGTCTCACGCCTTGGTTCGTGCGTTGGCTGTATCCTTGGGCAGATGGCATTGTTGCGGTCTCCGGCGGGGTTTTTGACGACCTGTTGCAAGTAACCAAATTATCGCCAGAACGCCTGCGGATTATTTACAATCCTGCTGTCACCAACCATATTACCCAGCAAGCCAGCGAACCGGTGGACCATCCCTGGTTGGCTGCCGATGCCCCACCGGTGATTTTAGGGGTAGGGAAATTAGAGGCGCAGAAAGACTTTCCCAATCTTCTCCGTGCTTTTGCCCAAGTACGTGCCCAACGTCCGGTAAGATTGATTGTATTGGGATGGGGACCTCAAAAGGAAGCATTGCAGAATTTAGCCGCAACGTTAGCAGTGGCTGATGATGTGGATTTCCCTGGCTATGTGGATAATCCCTATGCTTATATGGCTAGGTCGGCGGCGTTTGTTTTGTCTTCTGCCTGGGAAGGGTTGCCGTTTGTTTTGGTAGAGGCTATGGCGGTGGGAACGCCGGTGGTGTCTACGGATTGCCCCAGCGGACCTCAGGAAATTCTCCACGGTGGCGAATACGGTTGGCTAACCCCAGTGGGAGACAGCGAGGCGTTGGCGGCGGCTATCGATAAGGTGTTGGATGGTCAGGTCAAAACCGTTCCTTCCCAATGGCTGCAACAGTTCACATTAGAGAATGTTGTGCGGCAGTATCTCGATGTTTTGGGGATCGATTCACCGGCTGCAGAAGCGGATGTTTGCCCAAAAGCAACAGAAAGGGTGGCTCGGCTTAACCGTAAAAATACGTAG